Proteins encoded within one genomic window of Fibrobacter sp. UWB16:
- a CDS encoding class I SAM-dependent RNA methyltransferase, which yields MVEFRRNNHSKQDRFNRGNSRPNRNNDRRDSSREPRGECLMLRIEKMVQGGEGMARLEDGRVCFVAGALPGELCKVRLTFQKKDFTKGRIVEVLEASPDRVKPLCPLYGKCGGCSLQHLASEKQAEYLEKVERENFKRLAHAELPEDFVIHTGNAWGYRNRARVVFRGNSGYGAADRDGAAKRAAFGFRGEESNNIVPFEKCPVLTDGLNEFLRGPAATLLADNRNPSDRRDVDVNIFDNGAGEISFYYPGMHKSEFDAHAVSHVEIAGRKIEADASVFFQSNLGLLPELVESVRKAVDEGLASGKSSDAWLIDLFSGVGFFACILQDKFKKITTVEREEGCFKHAKVNLSVPAAFPENSAASRDCAASCDSENRAASCAVENVSAPAEDWLVENVVEVPATLIVDPPRTGLPKEALTAIVKSSVNRLIYVSCDPVTLARDFAKFSEAGFALSHAEGFAFYPQTPHLEMMFVLDR from the coding sequence ATGGTAGAATTCCGCAGAAACAATCACTCGAAACAAGACCGCTTTAATCGAGGTAATTCTCGTCCGAATCGCAATAATGACCGCCGTGACTCTAGCCGTGAGCCGCGCGGTGAATGCTTGATGCTCCGCATCGAAAAGATGGTGCAGGGGGGCGAGGGCATGGCGCGCTTGGAAGATGGTCGCGTGTGCTTTGTGGCGGGAGCGTTACCGGGTGAACTCTGCAAGGTGCGCCTCACGTTCCAGAAAAAGGACTTTACCAAGGGCCGCATTGTCGAAGTCCTGGAAGCAAGCCCCGATCGAGTAAAACCGCTTTGCCCGTTGTACGGCAAGTGCGGTGGTTGCAGCTTGCAGCATCTGGCTTCCGAAAAGCAAGCGGAATATCTTGAAAAAGTCGAACGTGAAAATTTTAAGCGCCTCGCTCATGCGGAACTGCCCGAAGATTTTGTCATTCACACAGGGAATGCCTGGGGTTACAGGAATCGTGCCCGAGTCGTGTTCCGCGGCAATTCCGGTTATGGTGCTGCAGATCGCGATGGTGCTGCAAAACGAGCTGCCTTTGGTTTCCGTGGTGAAGAAAGCAATAACATCGTCCCGTTTGAAAAATGCCCCGTGCTCACGGACGGCTTGAATGAATTCTTGCGTGGACCTGCCGCGACGCTTCTCGCGGATAATCGCAATCCGAGCGATCGCCGCGATGTCGATGTGAACATTTTCGATAACGGTGCTGGCGAAATCTCATTCTATTACCCAGGAATGCACAAGTCCGAATTCGATGCTCATGCCGTGAGCCATGTCGAAATTGCAGGCCGCAAAATCGAAGCGGACGCATCCGTATTTTTCCAGAGCAATTTGGGGCTTTTGCCAGAACTTGTCGAATCGGTCCGCAAGGCTGTAGATGAAGGCTTGGCAAGTGGCAAGTCCTCTGACGCTTGGCTGATTGACTTGTTCAGCGGAGTCGGTTTCTTTGCCTGTATTTTGCAGGACAAGTTCAAGAAGATTACGACTGTCGAACGCGAAGAAGGTTGCTTTAAACACGCGAAAGTTAATTTGTCTGTTCCGGCGGCGTTTCCCGAAAATTCTGCGGCATCTCGAGACTGCGCGGCTTCTTGTGACTCTGAAAATCGCGCGGCGTCTTGTGCTGTAGAAAACGTCTCGGCTCCTGCCGAAGATTGGCTCGTCGAAAACGTCGTCGAAGTCCCCGCAACCCTCATCGTAGACCCGCCGAGAACGGGGCTCCCCAAAGAAGCTTTGACCGCCATCGTGAAAAGCTCTGTCAACCGCCTGATTTACGTTTCTTGCGACCCGGTGACGCTTGCTCGCGATTTCGCCAAGTTCTCCGAGGCCGGATTTGCCCTTTCTCATGCCGAAGGCTTTGCTTTTTACCCTCAAACGCCCCATCTTGAGATGATGTTTGTACTTGACAGATAG
- a CDS encoding PD40 domain-containing protein, with protein sequence MKFKIKSIFAVCTALLAGTASAAGFYGNQSDIKWKTAGTEHFQFIYPTEYSSHAAKVSAYAEAVYDSVTSRYNKPLPRISAVLNNALYSNGSAIPSENALNLWLTNWDFKIRSSHGWISDVVTHEFSHLVSIESGSKIVPNLYGFQFSYTDYYNERTRTDFLTMIPFTLQPLWFAEGTAQYESSRMGFDAWDTHRDMLLRTAALNDSLMTLPYMHEFSDNSLLAELGPYTQGFSLVLYIAKHYGDDAIPKIWHELGKPYRATLNGAIKSVLGISEQQLYDNWKKEITEHYQAQKDSLGTLVEGIKITKNAFWQDFPVVSGKNLYGISNFGGPWFDGSVFKIPLEDILKTKDERLETKDSTATDSAKVADSTKVDKAQDSTKVEIGDIEVEGADSTLINISEFAKSGFKAKKPWFDKGIDVFEDSAHGPILAYISYQNRDKDGHAHFDVAVSDTNKNEVAITYLVDAVYPSFNKQGSAIVFVRREPFSTRFVLSKIPFNSDLKNASTEEPIDIFKPDTSLLYYNIYSPKFSPDGKRIAFSFFDDKQRGIAVIDTNGANFKVVSTAGYDERDVNWIDNDKIVFASNRNNIFNLIEKDLNTGKERALTNVIGGAFTPTLSGDTIFFTQYDKDGFSLYKLPYAKEAAPLFRDSVVVTIRDSVLQKADTIQVACTDTVKTADSTKATNVAVNVADSAKCTQVVLRKDVIQVEHRDTIKVTVKDTTQHEITLHGTIPQKPHKELELVDREFAGAERNYKPIPNIPLFVPIFSISENAPSMTVFGEGEVKAKLGLAVVISDPLKKNTVQLGLLLELGKGLDYINGDGLNPKQEKEFFIAWDNRSTPLDLGLSYSYANYTNKDTVRYEDVGAHGGDSIGTTHYAYATQAITGTAGYSIFKSIDTLQAAISYDWANVNFYDERIEWTYQKRFSATVGLGLYGDHEGEGGSGISGQGNGLFAYYQYANSDLSRPGSLYVTENGRIESHYRNFTLHQFGLNLYGSVQTPLLHARLAAGGKLTTFFWNTDDVSDTLDSYYLTPVFLDGYPYLRSNEDYTLAGTKTAIAELHYLYPIYDDWRHDLWIFSTRSLYVDLFAQIGAAWDGKFWTSKLTKHEFWDRSVGLSFRMSNKIWDNIPFDISLTLARGLSRIGEDKDLRGGTKLKPIDLPLLHKNICPTRIKFSIGMGFANSWQ encoded by the coding sequence ATGAAGTTTAAAATCAAGAGCATTTTTGCAGTCTGTACCGCATTGTTGGCGGGAACAGCAAGCGCCGCCGGCTTTTATGGCAACCAGAGCGACATCAAGTGGAAAACCGCAGGCACCGAACATTTCCAGTTCATCTACCCTACAGAGTATTCCTCTCACGCCGCAAAAGTTTCAGCCTATGCCGAAGCAGTTTACGACTCCGTCACTAGCCGCTACAACAAGCCGCTCCCACGCATCAGCGCTGTTTTGAACAACGCTCTTTACAGCAACGGCAGCGCCATCCCGAGCGAAAATGCATTGAACCTCTGGCTCACCAACTGGGACTTCAAAATCCGCAGCAGCCACGGCTGGATTTCGGATGTGGTCACCCATGAATTCAGCCACCTCGTGAGCATCGAAAGCGGGAGCAAAATCGTCCCGAACCTTTACGGTTTCCAGTTCAGCTATACCGACTATTATAACGAACGCACGAGAACGGATTTTCTCACGATGATTCCGTTTACGTTGCAGCCGCTTTGGTTTGCCGAAGGTACAGCCCAGTACGAATCTTCGCGCATGGGTTTTGACGCCTGGGACACGCATCGCGACATGCTCCTCCGCACTGCCGCCTTGAACGACAGCCTCATGACGCTCCCGTACATGCACGAATTTTCGGATAATTCGCTGCTTGCAGAACTCGGGCCATACACGCAAGGATTTTCACTTGTACTCTACATTGCCAAGCATTACGGCGATGACGCCATTCCAAAAATCTGGCACGAACTCGGAAAGCCTTACCGCGCTACGCTGAACGGGGCCATCAAAAGCGTACTCGGCATCAGCGAACAGCAACTTTACGACAACTGGAAAAAGGAAATTACCGAGCATTACCAAGCGCAAAAAGATTCTCTCGGCACGCTTGTCGAAGGTATCAAAATCACGAAGAACGCTTTCTGGCAGGACTTCCCCGTCGTGAGTGGCAAGAACCTTTACGGCATATCGAACTTTGGCGGCCCGTGGTTTGACGGAAGCGTGTTCAAGATTCCGCTGGAAGACATTCTCAAGACGAAAGACGAGAGACTAGAGACGAAAGATAGTACGGCGACAGATTCCGCGAAAGTCGCGGATTCCACGAAGGTCGATAAGGCTCAAGATTCCACAAAGGTTGAAATTGGCGATATCGAAGTGGAAGGCGCCGACAGCACCCTCATCAATATTTCAGAATTTGCAAAGTCCGGTTTCAAGGCCAAAAAGCCTTGGTTCGACAAGGGCATCGACGTTTTTGAAGACAGCGCGCACGGCCCCATTCTCGCTTACATCAGTTACCAGAATCGCGACAAGGACGGACACGCACACTTTGACGTTGCCGTGAGCGACACCAACAAGAACGAAGTTGCCATCACGTACCTCGTCGATGCGGTTTACCCGTCATTCAATAAACAAGGCTCCGCAATTGTATTCGTGAGACGCGAGCCGTTCAGCACAAGATTCGTATTGAGCAAGATTCCGTTCAATAGCGATTTGAAGAACGCCTCCACCGAAGAACCCATTGACATTTTCAAGCCGGACACTTCGTTGCTCTACTATAATATTTACAGTCCCAAGTTCAGCCCGGATGGAAAACGCATCGCATTCAGTTTCTTTGACGACAAGCAGCGTGGCATTGCGGTGATTGACACAAACGGTGCAAACTTCAAAGTCGTAAGTACCGCAGGCTATGACGAACGCGATGTCAACTGGATCGACAACGATAAGATTGTTTTCGCAAGCAACAGAAATAACATTTTCAACTTGATCGAAAAGGACTTGAACACCGGCAAGGAACGTGCGCTCACAAACGTGATCGGTGGCGCATTCACGCCGACACTTTCTGGCGATACGATTTTCTTTACGCAGTACGACAAGGACGGTTTCTCGCTTTACAAGTTGCCTTACGCAAAAGAAGCAGCCCCCCTGTTCCGCGATAGCGTTGTCGTGACCATCCGCGATAGCGTTTTGCAAAAAGCCGATACCATTCAGGTCGCATGCACCGACACGGTCAAAACCGCAGATTCAACAAAGGCAACGAATGTCGCCGTTAACGTTGCTGATTCCGCAAAATGCACACAAGTCGTCTTGCGCAAGGACGTGATTCAGGTGGAACACCGCGACACCATCAAGGTTACCGTCAAGGACACGACTCAACACGAAATCACCTTGCATGGGACAATCCCGCAAAAGCCCCACAAAGAGCTTGAGCTCGTCGACCGCGAATTTGCCGGAGCCGAACGAAACTACAAGCCTATACCGAACATTCCGCTGTTCGTCCCAATCTTTAGCATCTCCGAAAACGCCCCGAGCATGACGGTCTTTGGCGAAGGTGAAGTCAAGGCTAAGCTTGGACTTGCCGTTGTCATCAGCGACCCGCTCAAGAAAAACACGGTACAGCTAGGACTGTTGCTGGAACTCGGCAAAGGACTCGACTACATCAATGGCGACGGCCTCAACCCCAAGCAAGAAAAGGAATTCTTTATTGCATGGGATAACCGCAGCACGCCACTTGATCTTGGACTTTCTTACAGCTACGCAAACTACACCAACAAGGACACCGTCCGTTACGAAGACGTTGGAGCCCACGGCGGCGATAGTATCGGAACAACTCATTACGCTTACGCCACACAAGCCATTACGGGTACCGCAGGCTATAGCATTTTCAAGAGCATCGATACATTGCAAGCGGCCATCAGTTACGACTGGGCAAATGTCAACTTCTACGATGAAAGAATCGAATGGACGTACCAAAAACGATTTAGCGCAACTGTCGGCCTCGGGCTTTATGGCGACCACGAAGGCGAAGGTGGCTCGGGAATTTCTGGACAAGGGAACGGCCTCTTTGCCTATTACCAGTACGCCAACAGCGACCTTAGCCGCCCCGGCTCACTTTATGTCACCGAGAACGGCAGAATCGAAAGCCACTACAGAAACTTCACGTTGCACCAGTTCGGCTTGAACCTTTATGGAAGCGTGCAGACGCCGCTCCTCCATGCAAGACTTGCCGCAGGCGGTAAACTCACGACGTTCTTCTGGAACACCGATGACGTAAGCGACACGCTCGACTCGTATTACCTGACCCCAGTATTCCTCGACGGTTATCCGTACTTGCGCAGCAATGAAGATTACACTCTCGCAGGTACAAAGACTGCAATAGCAGAACTCCATTACCTCTACCCGATTTACGATGACTGGAGACACGACCTCTGGATTTTCTCGACTCGTAGTTTGTACGTAGACCTGTTTGCACAGATTGGCGCCGCATGGGATGGCAAGTTCTGGACAAGCAAGCTTACGAAGCACGAATTCTGGGACCGTTCCGTAGGTTTAAGCTTCCGCATGAGCAACAAGATTTGGGATAACATTCCGTTCGATATTTCGCTCACGCTGGCACGTGGATTGAGCCGCATTGGTGAGGACAAGGATTTGCGCGGTGGAACGAAGTTGAAGCCGATTGACTTGCCGCTGTTGCACAAGAATATTTGCCCCACGAGAATCAAGTTTTCCATTGGGATGGGGTTTGCCAACAGCTGGCAATAA
- a CDS encoding ABC transporter ATP-binding protein, producing the protein MDEILKVDHLKASYGNETILKDISFGVRKGEIRMVLGSSGCGKSTLLNNVLKFIKSDAGTITYFGKSFGPQEGLDSETRMRTGVLFQSGALLADLTVAENAMLPLKRSMPYMPKSQMEAIVADRLEKVHLLHAFHKFPGEISGGMKKRAALARAIALKPELLFCDEPSTGLDPVTARSLDELLLELRDTLGVSMVIVSHELESIKIVCDRFVYLKDGYVLKDATLKEGMESDDPILRHFFNRQCPKEYNDEDFYHFDFID; encoded by the coding sequence ATGGACGAAATTCTAAAAGTTGACCATTTGAAAGCGAGCTACGGCAACGAGACTATCCTCAAGGATATTTCGTTTGGTGTGCGTAAGGGCGAAATCCGCATGGTGCTCGGCAGTTCCGGTTGCGGTAAGTCGACGCTTTTAAACAACGTGCTCAAGTTCATCAAGTCCGATGCGGGTACGATTACGTACTTCGGAAAGTCGTTCGGCCCGCAAGAAGGTCTCGACAGCGAAACGCGTATGCGCACCGGCGTGCTCTTCCAGAGTGGCGCTCTGCTTGCGGACTTGACCGTCGCCGAAAACGCGATGCTCCCGCTCAAGCGTAGCATGCCCTACATGCCCAAGAGCCAGATGGAAGCGATTGTCGCAGACCGCCTCGAGAAGGTGCACCTGCTCCACGCGTTCCACAAGTTCCCCGGCGAGATTTCTGGCGGTATGAAAAAGCGTGCAGCACTTGCCCGCGCGATTGCGCTCAAGCCGGAACTTCTGTTCTGCGATGAACCATCCACAGGCCTTGACCCGGTGACTGCCCGTTCGCTCGACGAACTGCTCCTCGAACTGCGCGACACGCTCGGCGTTTCGATGGTGATTGTGAGCCACGAACTCGAGAGCATCAAGATTGTCTGCGACCGCTTTGTGTACCTCAAGGACGGCTACGTCCTGAAAGATGCGACTTTGAAAGAAGGCATGGAATCTGACGATCCCATCCTCAGGCATTTCTTCAATAGGCAATGCCCCAAAGAATACAATGACGAAGACTTTTACCACTTTGACTTTATTGATTGA
- a CDS encoding ABC-type transport auxiliary lipoprotein family protein, translating into MFKANRLLAVAALLSAFTLTGCLGGSTEPSRYYTVSAESISVAGATSDTRVHVKKFTIDPAYQRTNIVYRESPYDFMFYDLDLWATRPEQMLTQVAGEYLIKSNMFKSVDLKPMGKPDFELLGNVDAIEEIDEGSSQEAHLAVQLTFRKVGEDAPLWEKRYDERQSMSKRDAHSAAEALSKLYAKYMQDALENISKVK; encoded by the coding sequence ATGTTTAAAGCAAATCGTTTGTTGGCAGTCGCCGCCCTCCTTTCCGCATTCACGCTTACGGGTTGCCTCGGCGGTTCGACCGAACCTTCCCGCTATTACACCGTTTCGGCAGAATCCATCTCCGTCGCAGGCGCTACTAGCGATACCCGCGTACACGTCAAGAAATTTACGATTGACCCGGCCTACCAGCGCACGAACATTGTCTATCGCGAATCTCCGTACGACTTCATGTTCTACGATCTGGACCTTTGGGCAACTCGCCCGGAACAGATGCTCACGCAGGTTGCAGGCGAATACCTGATCAAGAGCAACATGTTCAAGTCCGTGGACTTGAAGCCGATGGGCAAGCCAGACTTTGAATTGCTTGGCAATGTCGATGCGATTGAAGAAATCGACGAAGGCAGCTCGCAAGAAGCTCACCTCGCCGTGCAGCTCACGTTCCGCAAGGTCGGTGAAGATGCTCCGCTGTGGGAAAAGCGTTACGACGAACGCCAGAGCATGAGCAAGCGCGATGCACATTCTGCAGCCGAAGCGCTCTCGAAGCTCTACGCCAAATATATGCAAGACGCACTCGAGAACATCTCGAAAGTGAAGTGA
- a CDS encoding MlaD family protein has product METTRSERIKLGAFMLFCGVLICVFLGYVLKRYLSEQFDNYYTIFDTDVNGLFVDAKVKLNGISVGSVTSITINEQDLNQVVVAFKVTQGTPIKIGTRAGLTAGMNLTGEKQVILSGGSFNEPNVPEGGLVPAAASMFDQITGQMGDLFGKVNPIVDGLVRVLNPENAESISRTLQNLEKTTANLSYITANLGKPLNNMSKSAASLQKILAEIEEAKLAAKTEQNLTVLKEKLEAIDTKGLNENLMQTAESMNKLAQRVDAIVYKNEDQVGNAMDELNTILENLEEFSQKIKNNPSVLIRSEGKNGR; this is encoded by the coding sequence ATGGAAACCACCCGATCCGAAAGAATAAAACTTGGCGCATTTATGCTCTTTTGCGGAGTACTTATTTGCGTGTTCCTGGGTTACGTGCTCAAGCGTTACCTGAGCGAGCAATTTGACAACTACTACACCATTTTCGACACGGACGTGAACGGACTTTTTGTCGATGCCAAGGTGAAGTTGAACGGTATCTCCGTCGGTAGCGTCACAAGCATCACAATCAACGAACAGGACTTGAACCAGGTCGTCGTTGCGTTCAAGGTAACGCAAGGAACACCAATCAAGATTGGCACTCGTGCAGGACTTACCGCAGGCATGAACCTCACCGGCGAAAAGCAGGTGATCCTCTCTGGCGGAAGTTTCAATGAACCGAACGTTCCTGAAGGCGGCCTCGTCCCGGCTGCAGCCTCAATGTTCGACCAGATTACAGGCCAAATGGGCGACCTCTTTGGCAAAGTCAATCCGATTGTAGACGGGCTGGTCCGTGTGCTGAATCCAGAAAACGCCGAAAGCATTTCTCGCACACTCCAGAATCTCGAAAAGACGACCGCAAACTTGAGCTACATAACGGCCAATCTCGGAAAGCCGCTCAACAACATGAGCAAATCCGCCGCTTCGCTGCAGAAGATTCTTGCAGAAATCGAAGAAGCAAAGCTCGCCGCCAAGACCGAACAAAATCTTACAGTGCTCAAGGAAAAGCTCGAAGCGATCGACACCAAGGGTTTGAACGAGAACTTGATGCAGACCGCCGAATCGATGAACAAGCTCGCCCAGCGCGTGGATGCAATCGTTTACAAGAACGAAGACCAGGTCGGAAATGCCATGGATGAACTCAACACGATTCTTGAAAACCTCGAAGAATTTTCACAGAAAATCAAGAACAACCCGTCTGTACTTATCCGTTCCGAAGGCAAGAACGGTCGCTAA
- a CDS encoding ABC transporter permease, whose product METTSIVLPSALTAANSKKLLSSCRSALTKGELHLDGSSLASMDYSADAFFALLAELSEKTGNKLVLEHFPPEIKQHLQNLRKMVPPEKPQRETNNILEMMGGAGFSLLKEVFEVLVLLFTAIYWTIVGPFDKGKIHFGGITKQMFKSGSEAMGICFLFVGLICLTMALQSSVMLNAVGGGSYLASGLGFLIFAEIGPLLTTIILAGRSGSAMAAEIANMSVCEEVKALKSMAIPPVQYLVVPRFIALSITTPILSFSASIVGSFAGFLIAYFFCDISFSNYMMGLRDGIDPMTFLKSTIKALVFGWIVTLIACNKGLNAHGGAEAVGKATTSSVVAAICTIVISDTLFAFIFY is encoded by the coding sequence ATGGAAACGACATCGATAGTTTTGCCTAGTGCTCTCACTGCCGCGAACAGCAAAAAGCTGCTTTCGAGTTGCAGGAGCGCCCTCACCAAAGGGGAGCTTCATCTGGACGGATCAAGCCTTGCCTCGATGGACTATAGTGCCGATGCCTTTTTTGCACTTTTAGCGGAACTTTCCGAAAAGACGGGCAACAAGCTCGTCCTCGAGCACTTTCCGCCCGAAATCAAGCAGCATTTGCAGAACCTCCGCAAGATGGTTCCGCCCGAGAAGCCGCAGCGCGAGACCAACAACATCCTCGAAATGATGGGTGGTGCCGGATTTTCGCTGCTCAAGGAAGTCTTCGAAGTCCTCGTTTTGCTCTTTACGGCAATTTACTGGACCATCGTCGGACCGTTCGACAAGGGTAAAATCCACTTTGGCGGTATCACGAAGCAGATGTTCAAGTCGGGCAGTGAAGCCATGGGCATTTGCTTCTTGTTCGTAGGCCTCATCTGCCTTACGATGGCTCTCCAGAGTTCGGTGATGCTGAATGCGGTCGGTGGCGGCTCTTACCTCGCTTCGGGGCTTGGGTTCCTCATTTTTGCTGAAATCGGCCCGCTCCTCACGACGATTATTTTGGCAGGGCGTTCCGGTAGCGCCATGGCGGCAGAAATTGCAAACATGAGCGTCTGCGAAGAAGTCAAGGCATTGAAGTCCATGGCCATCCCGCCGGTGCAGTACCTCGTGGTCCCGCGTTTCATTGCCTTGAGCATCACGACGCCGATCCTCTCGTTTAGCGCATCCATCGTCGGTAGTTTCGCCGGGTTCCTTATTGCGTATTTCTTCTGCGATATTTCTTTCTCGAACTACATGATGGGGCTTCGCGACGGCATCGACCCGATGACGTTCCTCAAGAGCACTATCAAGGCACTTGTATTTGGCTGGATTGTAACGCTCATCGCCTGTAACAAGGGCCTCAACGCCCACGGCGGTGCAGAAGCGGTCGGTAAAGCGACGACTTCAAGCGTCGTTGCAGCTATTTGCACGATCGTGATTTCGGATACCCTTTTCGCCTTCATTTTCTACTAG
- a CDS encoding carbohydrate binding domain-containing protein has product MQLKKIYPKMSILGIAAAMAFTACGDDNAEATFANAPGTSIADNPVPGSSSDMYPTSSDAVLDPTSSSSNTILPTESSSSATAVDPSTLPAEGPITMPAGLGTLVDDFEDGDNMSKIGDYWYTYNDNDNDGASIITTPLNEEENIIPGRVNNGSNYALQVNYTLDRGEYAYDPYVGWGLQIAPDDANGRYGGLTYWYKGGAHEVHVEITDVEDYDVHLAKFPASRTWKQAVVRFKDLVQGGWGKEVTFDAKHLMAISFQAKGNKSKVVTDSLFIDNIYLQDSSEVEKDQPDMEIMDPVIPTVTFTDAEITVTNPLQEKAMKYLNKGVNFTNWLENADGKFKSFEFGEKDVQILAENGFKSLRLPIDLDLYATNRDAFIAGTDTELKFDDDTLFLVLDSFVEWTAKYNMSLVIDYHEYDNSYNVTTSKDENYIKMMAETWKHVAAHYAESTREDLFFELLNEPDMSNGKVTSAQWTIAAQAMIDAIRTVDTKHTILFGDAQWYSISLLTRRTPFTDDNIIYVIHTYEPFVFTHQGGSWTDYATIHDIPFPYDPAKWSTISGDFGVNKNTKTAVKNNIKNYYKTGSKEAILEQILKAKKWAATNNVPVIINEFGALNLRSSAESRINYLTAMREICDTLQIPWTHWGYTGNFSVIENGKLIEGLDKALGVGK; this is encoded by the coding sequence ATGCAACTCAAGAAAATTTATCCCAAGATGAGCATTCTCGGAATCGCCGCAGCAATGGCCTTTACCGCCTGTGGCGATGACAATGCAGAAGCAACGTTTGCCAACGCTCCAGGCACTTCCATTGCAGATAACCCTGTTCCGGGTTCTAGCAGCGACATGTATCCAACTTCTAGCGACGCTGTACTTGACCCGACCTCCAGTTCCTCCAACACAATTCTCCCCACAGAATCTTCAAGCTCAGCCACTGCAGTTGACCCGTCAACGCTCCCCGCAGAAGGCCCCATCACTATGCCTGCAGGTCTCGGCACTTTGGTCGACGACTTTGAAGATGGCGACAACATGAGCAAAATCGGCGATTACTGGTACACCTACAATGATAACGACAACGACGGTGCATCCATCATCACGACTCCGCTGAACGAAGAAGAAAACATTATCCCGGGCCGCGTCAACAACGGTTCCAACTACGCTTTGCAAGTCAACTACACGCTCGACAGAGGCGAATACGCTTACGATCCGTACGTGGGTTGGGGCCTGCAGATTGCACCGGACGACGCAAACGGCCGTTACGGTGGCCTTACCTACTGGTACAAGGGCGGCGCTCACGAAGTGCATGTCGAAATTACCGACGTCGAAGACTACGACGTGCATCTCGCCAAATTCCCGGCATCCCGCACTTGGAAGCAGGCCGTTGTCCGCTTCAAGGATCTCGTCCAGGGCGGCTGGGGCAAGGAAGTCACGTTCGATGCCAAGCACCTCATGGCAATTAGCTTCCAGGCCAAGGGCAACAAGAGCAAGGTCGTAACCGACTCCCTCTTCATCGACAACATCTACTTGCAGGATTCTTCTGAAGTTGAAAAGGACCAGCCGGATATGGAAATCATGGATCCGGTCATTCCAACCGTCACCTTCACCGATGCCGAAATCACCGTGACGAACCCGTTGCAGGAAAAGGCCATGAAGTACCTCAACAAGGGTGTCAACTTCACCAACTGGCTCGAAAATGCAGATGGCAAGTTTAAGTCTTTTGAATTTGGCGAAAAGGATGTCCAGATTCTCGCCGAAAATGGTTTCAAGAGCCTCCGCTTGCCGATTGACCTAGACCTCTATGCCACAAACCGCGATGCATTTATCGCAGGCACCGACACAGAACTCAAGTTTGATGACGACACCTTGTTCTTGGTTCTCGACTCCTTCGTTGAATGGACAGCCAAGTACAACATGTCTCTCGTGATCGACTACCACGAATACGACAACAGCTACAATGTCACTACTTCCAAGGACGAAAACTACATCAAAATGATGGCCGAAACCTGGAAGCATGTTGCAGCCCACTATGCCGAAAGCACTCGTGAAGATTTGTTCTTTGAACTCCTGAACGAACCGGATATGTCCAACGGAAAGGTCACCTCCGCTCAGTGGACGATTGCAGCCCAGGCGATGATTGACGCCATCCGCACAGTCGATACCAAGCACACCATCCTCTTCGGTGATGCCCAGTGGTACTCCATCAGCTTGCTTACCCGCCGCACTCCGTTCACCGACGACAACATCATCTACGTGATCCACACCTACGAACCGTTCGTCTTCACGCATCAGGGCGGTTCCTGGACGGACTACGCGACCATCCACGATATTCCGTTCCCCTACGATCCGGCTAAGTGGTCTACGATCTCTGGCGACTTCGGTGTCAACAAGAACACAAAAACCGCAGTGAAGAACAACATCAAGAACTACTACAAGACAGGCAGCAAGGAAGCCATCTTGGAACAGATTCTCAAGGCCAAGAAGTGGGCAGCCACCAACAACGTGCCGGTGATCATCAACGAATTCGGCGCATTGAACCTCCGCTCTTCTGCAGAATCCCGCATCAACTACCTCACGGCCATGCGCGAAATCTGCGACACTCTCCAGATTCCTTGGACTCACTGGGGCTACACCGGCAACTTCTCCGTGATTGAAAACGGCAAGTTGATCGAAGGCCTCGACAAGGCTCTCGGCGTCGGCAAGTAA